The following DNA comes from Dehalococcoidia bacterium.
TCGCCGAGGCGATCGCGCGCCGCGCTCTATCAGCGCACGAGGCGCTGCAGGCCGTTCTCGACCGCATTGCCCAGTGGGAGCCGGCGATCCACGCGTGGGCCTACCTGGCCCCGGACCACGCGCATGCAGCGGCACGCGCGATCGACGAGCGCCTTGCGAGGGGGGAGCGCGTTGGCCCGCTTGCCGGCGTTCCGGTCGGGGTGAAGGACGTGATCGACGTCGCCGGCATGCCCACGACCAACGGCGTTCCGGGCGGACGGGTGCCCCCACGAGATGCTTTTGTCGTCGCACGGCTGCGCGCTGCCGGCGCGATCATCGTCGGCAAGACCGCGACCGCGCCGTTCGCGTTCGTCGACCCGCCAGCAACGCGCAATCCGTATCACCTCGAGCGGACCCCGGGCGGGTCGAGCAGCGGCTCTGGCGCCGCTGTGGGAGCACGCACGGTGCCCGCCGCGCTCGGAACCCAGACGGCCGGCTCAGTGCTGCGGCCTGCCTCCTACTGCGGCGCTGTCGGGTTCAAACCCACCTTCGGCTGGACCGGCCGGAGCGGTGTCACTCCGCTCGCCCCCTCGCTTGACCATATCGGGTTCATCTGCCGCTCTGTGCGCGACGCTCATGTGCTCTTCCAGGCGATGGCGGGCCTCGACCCGGACGATCCTGCCTGCCGTCCCCCTCTCCCCTCCTCACCATCCCGGGACGTGCGCATCCCTCCGCGGCTTGGCCTCGTCGAGACGATGTTCGAGCGATGCGATGACGAGACGATCGCCCACACCCGCCGGATGCTGGAGCAGCTCGCTCGCGCGGGAGCAACGATTGCGTCAGTAACGCTGCCCGTCCACGAGATGGCGGCAGTGCAGCGCATCATCATGTGGGCCGAGGCAGCCGCAGTCCACCGAGACCTCACCAACTTTGCCTCCGGACTGCCGACACCGCGGCTGCGCGACAATGTCCGCATCGGGGCGCTCCTCCCAGCCGAGCACCTTCTCCGCGCCGACCGGCTTCGCCGCCGCTACCGCCTTGCCGCCGCGAAGGCGATGGAGGAGTGCGACGCGCTGATCATGCCGACCACTACCTCGCCCGCCGGCAGCCCGACAACGACCGGCGACCGTACCTCGCTTGCGCCTTGGAGCCTCATCGGCACGCCCGCGATCACGGTCCCCTCTGGCCTCTCGCGCGAGGGGCTCCCCCTCGGCCTGCAGCTTGTCGGCCGGGCGGGCGCAGATGCCGACCTCCTCGCTGTTGCCGCCTGGGTAGAAGCGCATCTCGCGCCTCTCCCGCCGCCTCCTTCCCCCGATTACGACTCTTTGAGGCTGGGATCGAAGGCGTCTCGCAGTCCATCAGCCAGCATATAGACGAACAGGACGAACAGGCTGATCGCGACCACTGGGAAGACAATGAGATACGGGGCACGGAACATATAGCTGAACGCATTTGTCAGCATATTGCCCCAGCTTGGGAGTGGCGGACGCACCCCCAGACCCAAGAAGGAGAGGCTCGTCTCGGCGATCGCTCCTGCGACGACATCGAACCCGGCGAGAACGATCATCAGTGAGATGATGTTTGGCAGGATGTGCCGAAAGAGGATCCGCGCATCGCTTGCGCCGAGAGCGCGCGCTGCGACGACATATTCTGCCCGTTTCAGCTGAAGCGTCACGCCGCGTGCTTGCCGCGCGTTGCTCATCCAGCCGAAGGCGCCGATGATGAGCGCAAGGACAATCGGCGCCGGGGGGATCAGCGCGGAGACAAAGATGAGAACGTACAGCACAGGCAAGGTGACCATGATCTGGATCACCCAGTTCAGCACGTCGTCGAACAGGCCGCCGTAATAGCCCGCCGCCAGACCGAGCGGTACCCCGATCGCAAGAATGACCGCGGCGACGGCAAGTCCCATCGTCATCGACACTTGGCCGCCATAGAGCATCCGGATGAAGTAGTCTCGGCCGTATTCATCTGTGCCGAACCAGTGGCGGGCGTTCGGCGGCTGATAGTTGTTGGCGAGGTTGATCTCGTCGCGGCTCAGCCCAAGCGCCTGCTCAAAGAGCGGCGCGGAGAGCGCAAGACCGGCGAGCACAAGGAGCCCAAAGAGCGCGAACAGCGCGAGCTTGTTCCGAAGCAAGCGCTGGAATGAGGCCGCCCAAAACCCTAGCGGACGCCCGCGCGGCTCGCGACGAAGGCGGGAGGCAGCGAGACCGACAGTGCTACTCAAGCCGCACCCTCGGGTCGAGCCAGGCGTAGCCGATGTCGACGATCAGATAGCCGATCAGGATCAGCACCGCGCCCACCATCGTTGTTGCAAGGACAACCGGGTAATCCAGCTTCAGGGCAGAGTCGAGAACGAGCCGGCCAATCCCCGGCCAGGAGAAGATTGTCTCGAAGATCGCGGCGCCGCTCACTAACGCCGCAAGCAGCCCGCCGAAACTCGTCCACACCGGGATGATCGAGTTGCGCAAGACATGGCGCCAAATGACCGCTGAGCGGCCGAGGCCTTTCGCATAGGCCGTCCGAACATAGTCTTGGCGCAGCACCTCAAGTGTCTGCGAGCGCATCAGCCGGATATACCCGACACATCCGTCGATGCCGGCCACGAGCGCGGGAAGCGCCAAATGATGCAGCCGGTTCAGCAGGTCGGCTTCCTTGCCGATCGTATACATCCCTCCCTGCGGAAACCAGCGAAGCTGGCCGCCGAGCACGATGATCAGGATCAGCCCGATTGCCCAAGCGGGAAGAGCGGTAAAGAACACCGTGACCGAGCGGATGATGTTATCCGAGACAGTGTTGCGATTGAGCGCTGAATAGATCCCCAGCGGTATCCCAACGCACAAGCTGATAAGAAACGCTGAGCTCGCGAGGAGAAGGGTGTTTGGCAGACGCTCGAAGATCATCTCGAACACCGGCCGCTTCGTGAAGTAGGAACGGCCGAAGTCGCCTCGAAGAATATTGCCGAGCCACTCCACATAGCGGACGGGGAACGGCTTGTTGAAGCCGTACTTCTCTTCGAGGCGGCGAATATCCTCTTCAGTCGCGTTCGGGTTCAGCGCGAGCTCGGCCCGGAACGGCGTGTTGGGAATAATGCTGTAGATCCAGAAGGCGAGGAAACTGATGAGAAAGAGGAGCGGGATAGCTTGAAGAACCCGCCGGATGATGTACTTCGTCATCGCCCCCCTCTCCGGGGAACAGCGCCGAGCAGCGAAGGGAGCGGCTGACGCTCGCCGCCCCCTTCAGCCAGCTTATCGACCCGTCTTCGAGTACCAGAGCCAGTAGCGGGTGTCACGGCTCGCGTCCGTCAGTTTGCCGAAGGGGACCGGCTGAATGCGGCCCGACAGCCCGTACAGGAGCTCGTTCTCATAGAGAAAGATATACGGCGCCTCCGCGGTGACCAGCCTCGAGATCTCGCCGTAGAGCACCCGGCGGTCGCTCTCCTTGCAGCCCGGCACTGTCGCCGCCCGCGGATATAGTTCGTCGACGCGCGGGTTGCTGAAGCCGGTTGCGTTCTGCGGCTTGCCGGTTGACCAAATATTTTCGGTCCCGTTCGGATCGAGCCCGGAGAGCCACCCAAGGATGAACAGCTCAACGTCGCGCGTGTTGTTCACCCGGTTGATATAGGCTTGGAACTCTTCCCCGATCACTTCGAGCTCGATACCGAGCTGGCGGGCTTGCGCTTGCATGATTGTCGCGATCATCTCGCGCTCGTTGTTGCCCGTGTTATAGAAGATCCGCATCCGCAGTTCGCGGCCGTCTTTGGAGCGAATCCCTTGCGGATTGTTCGGCGGCCGCCGCCAGCCGGCTTCATCGAGCAGTTGGTTCGCTTTGGCCATGTCGTAGGTGAACTTGGTCACATCATCCACATAGGCCCACGAACTGGGCGTGACGATGCCTTGGGTCGGGCGCGCGCGGCCGTAGCGAACGCGCTCGATCAACTGCTGACGATCCACCGCATAGGAGAGCGCCTGCCGGACCCGGAGATCATTCAGCGGTTCTCTCCGCATGTTGAAGCCGATGTAGGTCCAGCTTGACTGCGCGGCGTAAAACTGAATGACTTGGCTGTTCGGAAGCGCCTTCGCCTCTTCGAAATCCTGTGCTCGGAGCGCGACGAAATCAGCTTCCCCGCTCTTATACTGCGAGAAGGCGACATTCTGGTCGCGGACGATCTTGATCGTCCACGTGTCGAGATACGGCCGTCCGAGGTAGAAGTTCTCGTTCGCGGTGAAGACAGCGTGGCTGTCGCGGACCCATTCCTTCAGCAAGAACGGCCCTGAGCCGACTGTCGGCTTGATATTGAGCGGGTTGTCATTGATGTTCAGGTTCTCGAAAACATGCTTCGGCAGAGGGTTGATGTCGGCAATTTGACCGAGGATGGGACAGAACGGCTCGCTTAAGTAGAAGATGATAGTGCGATCGTCTGGCGCCTCAGCCCGCTCGATCCTCGCGTAGAGCGCGCGGTACGGGAAGTCCACCTGAGGATCTTTCATCTTGTCGAAGGTGAACTTGTAGTCGTGCGCCGTGATCGGCCGCCCATCGCTCCACTTCACGTTGTCACGCAGGCGAAACGTCACCCGCAGCCCGTCCGACGACAGGTCAAACGACTCCGCGACGGCATCTTTCGTTCCGAGCACCAACGTTTCCGGGTCATAGCGAAGCAACGGGGCGTTGTAATGCTTGATCTCATAGGCGCGCGAGGCGGCGTCCTGGATCAAGAGCGGCTGAATGGTTGAGGCGTCGGCGAACTTGATTTCGGTGATCGTCCCGCCCCGGACGGGCTGGCCGGGTTGGACCGGAGCGCCGGGTGCGGCAGGCGGAGCCGGAGCGCACGCCGCAAGCAGCGGGAAGAGAAGAGCGCCAATCCCGAGCGCAACAGCTGCCCGGGTGAGACGGCGGTGGGGTGCGCGGTGATTCATAGCTCCCCTCCTTTTCCTTCCTCGCGCATTCGAGGATGCGCCGAGGGTACACGACGCGCCAGCCCAAGGGTAGGATTACGACCCCGTCCGCGAGTACCATTCCCAGATGCGGTAGCTGATCCCCGCGCGCTTCAACTCATTCGGCACGATCCGGCTGTTCAGCGCTAGGAGCGACTCCGGTTCATAGAGGAACACATACGGCTGGTCGGCGGCTATTTGCCGTTGGATCTCAGCATAAAACGGCTGGCGCGCCGCCTCCGTGCATCCGGGCGCCTTCGCGCCCCGCTCATACGCTTCATCGACGCGCGGGTTGGAATATCCGCTGAAGTTCTGGCTTCCTCCCGTGGTCCAGATACTGCGGCCGCTGTTCGGGTCAAGCGTCTGGGTCCAGCCAAGGATGTACAGTTCAAGGTCTTTAGTCCGCTGCACCCGATTGAGGAAGGCGCTGAACTCTTCTTGGATAACTTCGAGCTCAATCCCCACCTGGCGAAGCTGCGCCTGAGCAACTGTGGCAATCTGTTCCCGGTCTTTATTGCCCGTGTTGTAGAAGATCCGCACCCTAAATTCGCGTCCATCCTTAACACGAATGCCTTGCGGATTGTTCGGCGGAGTGCGCCAGCCGGCCTCATCGAGCAACTGGCGCGCTCGCGCCGGGTCGTAGGGGACAGCAGGGACATCCGGCGCGAACGCCCACGTCCCCGGCGTCAGCATCGAATTGACCGGCCGTGCAAACCCGAGCCGGATCCGGTCAATAATCGCTTGGCGGTCGATGCTCATCGCGACGGCGCGGCGGACGCGCACGTCGTTGAAGAAGGGCGTGTCGAGATTGAAGCCGATAAAGGTATAGCCCGACCCCGGCGCGTAGAAGCGGTAGGTCGTGACGTTGGGCAGCGTGATCGCTTCCTGCCACTGCTCTGCCCGCAGGCTGATCGAGTCGAGTTCGCCCGCTTTGAACATCGAATACTCGACATTCTGATCCTTGACGATGCGGATCACGTAGCGGTCGAAGTTCGGCCGTCCGAAGCGGAACCGCTCGTTCGCCTCGAAGATCGCGTAGCTATCCTTCACCCACTCTTTCAGCAGCCACGGCCCCGACCCGACCGTCGGCCGCAGGTTTTGCGGATTGTCATTGATGTCCAGGTTCTCGAAGATGTGCTTCGGGATCGGGTTGATGTTCGTGAAGAGCAGCGCTGGACAGAACCCCGCTTCTCGGAAGGTGAAGATGAGCGTCAACGGATCAGGTGCTTCGACGGACTCGATGGCGCTGAGCGTCAGCGTCCGCGCGGGATAGTCCACCTTAGGATCGATCATTTTCTCGTAGGTGAACTTGTAGTCAGCGGAGGTGAGCGGCGTCCCATCGCTCCAGACCAGCCCCGGCTTCAGCTTGTAGGTAAGCCGCTTGCCGTCGGGCGACAGTTCCGACGACTCGCACGTCCCATCCTTACAGACCAAGGCAAGGGTGTCCGGGTCGACACTGTTGAGGAAGGCGTTGTAATGGAGCGATTGGAAGGTCGAGGAGGCGGTGTCGTTCGTGATCAGGGGCTGCATGGAGGTCGCGTCGGCGATGCTGCCCGTGGTATAGGTCCCGCCGCGACGCGGACCGCCCGGCTGCGTTCCGCCCGTCGCGGTGCCCGAGGGGGGCGACGGGCTGCAGGCGGTCAGAACCAGAGCGAACACCGCTCCGAGCGTCACCGCGGTCGCCATTGCGCCGCGCCGGAAGCTCCGCATCATCTCAGCGCCCTCCACTACTGTCGATGGCAGAAACGATAGGCGATACGCCGACAGTGGTCAAAAATTTGGCGTATCCCTTCCTTCGGCGCATGCCGAAAAGCGCGCCCGCTGCGTGAAGGGGAGCGCCATCAGCGGTCAGCGTATGACGATGTTGATCAGCCGGTTGGGAACGTAGATCACCTTGCTCGGCGGCTTGCCGTCGAGGTGTCGCTGCACCCGCTCGCTGGCCAGGGCCAGCTTGCGCACCGTCTCCTCATCTGCGCCTACCGGCACGGTCAGCTTGTCGCGCACCTTCCCGTTCACTTGAACGGGGATCTCCACCTCCTCTTCCCGCGCCAGCTCGGGGTCGTAGCTGGGGAACGGCTGCTGATGGATGCTGTACGGCTTGCCCAAGCGTTCCCACAGCTCCTCGGTCAGGTGCGGCGCTGAGGGAGCGAGCAGGAGGAGCAGGGTCTCGATCGCCTCGCGCCACGCTGCCGTTCCCGCCAGCTCGGCCTGGCGATCGGCAAGCTCGTTGGTGAAGGTCATCAGGGTCGCCACCATGGTGTTGAAGCGGAACGCGGCGATATCCTCGTCCACCTTCTTGATCGTCCGATGGATCAGCCGACGCAGCGCCCGCTCCGCGGCGGGGTCCGCCTCCCGCGGCGGCGCCTCGGTCAGCACAAGGTTCCAGACGCGGTTTAGCCAGCGCGAGATGCCGCCGATCCCCCGGTCATTCCAGTCGCCGCCTTGGTCCCACGGCCCGATGAACATCAGAAAGAGCCGCATTGAGTCGGCGCCGTTGCGGCGAACGTAGTCATCCGGCGTGACGACATTGCCCCGCGACTTACTCATTCGCCGCCCCTGCGCCAAGATCTGGCCCTGGTTGAAGAGGCGGCGAAACGGCTCGCCGTGGTCGATCAGGCCGAGATCGCGCAGCACCATCGTAAAAAAGCGCGCGTAGAGCAGGTGCATCGTCGCGTGTTCTGCGCCGCCCGTGTACTGGTCGACCGGCGTCCAAAACTTCGCCAGCGCTGGGTCGAACGGCCGCGTCGTCTCGTGAGGGCTGAGATAGCGGAACCAGTACCACGAGGAGTCGACAAAGGTATCCATCGTGTCGGTCTCACGGCGGGCCGGCCCCCCGCACTTCGGGCAGGTGGTGTGCAGAAACTCGGGAGTGTAGGTGAGGGGAGACTGCCCAGTCGGGCGAAACTCGGCCTGCTCGGGCAGAGTGACCGGGAGCTGGTCATCAGGAACCGGCACGATGCCGTCACGATCGCAATACACCACCGGGATCGGCGTTCCCCAGTAGCGCTGGCGGCTGATCAGCCAGTCGCGCATTCGGTAGGTGACGCGGCGCCCGCCCCAGCCGTTCGCCTCGATGTAGTCGGCGATGCGCTGCCACCCTTCGGCGCTCGGCAGGCCGTCGAACTGGCCCGAGTTGACCATCGTTCCTTCACCGACGTAGGCCGCTTCGAGCGGCGCGCCATCCCAGCCGGGCGGCGCGATTACCACCGGGATCGGCAGCCCATATTTGCGGGCGAACTCGAAGTCGCGCTCATCGTGCGCCGGCACCCCCATCACAGCGCCCGTGCCGTAGGTCGCCAGTACATAGTCGGCGATGAAGATCGGGACGCGCTGGCCATTCAGCCGGTTGATGGCATAGCTGCCAAGGCGTACCCCTGTCTTCTCGCGCTCAGTCGACTGGCGCTCAATTTCGGACAAGCGGCGCGTCTGGGCAATGTAGGCCTCTACCTCCTCGCGCTGCTCGGGGGTCGTCAGCTCCTCGACGAGGGGGTGCTCCGGCGCGAGCACCATGAACGTGACGCCGAAGATCGTGTCCGGCCGCGTCGTGAAGACCCGGATCTCTCCCTCGCGCCCCTCGATCCCGAAACTGACCTCAACGCCTTCCGAGCGGCCGATCCAGTTTTTCTGCATCTGCTTGACCCGCTCGGGCCAATCGAGCCCCTCATGGTTCAGCAGCTCTTCGGCGTAGGCCGTGATGCGCAGAAACCATTGCTCCAGTTCGCGCTTGTAGACGGGGGTGTCGGAGCGCTCGCACAGGCCTGCCGGAGTTACCTGTTCGTTCGCCAGCACCGTCTGACAATCGGGACACCAGTTGACTTGCGCCTTCGCCCGGTAGGCGAGCCCGCGTTCGAGCATGCGGAGGAAGAACCATTGGTTCCATTTGTAATACTCGGGCAGGCACGTGATGACCTCGCGGCTCCAATCGAAGCTCGCGCCGATGGTCTTCAGCTGACGGCGCATGTTTTCGATATTCGCCATCGTCCACGCGGCGGGATGAATGCCGCGCTTAATCGCGGCGTTCTCCGCCGGCAGGCCGAAGGCATCGAAGCCGATCGGCAGCATGACGTTGTAGCCCTTCATGCGCCGCCAGCGGGCTTGGACATCCGTCGGCGCCATCGCATACCAGTGCCCCATATGCAGGTCACCGGAGGTGTAGGGGAACATGGTGAGGTAGTACCATTTCGGCTCGACATAGTCGGGCGCCCGATACAGGCCATCCGCCTCCCAGCGGGCTTGCCACTTCGGCTCAATCTCGGCAGGTTTGTAGGGCGGGATCGCGACCCGTCGCTCCGTCATCTGCTCCTCCCTACGGAAAAAGAAAAACCCGGCCCTGTCGACCACTCAGCAGCGACGAGGGACGGGAGAGACCACCTAGGGCATCACCGCGGCGTCATCGAGACGACCGTCATTCGGAGAGCGCGCCACCGCCTCGGCCCTTCGCCCACGGCGAGTCGGACGCCCCGTTGCGCAGCGACACTCCCCCTTCCCGCAGCCTCAGGACATTCGGGGCAGATTGCGAAACAGCGGCGCACGCGACAGCAGCCATCGCGGTCGGGGTGGTCCGTTCTTCTCTCCGTCTCGGCCGGCGCATGGG
Coding sequences within:
- a CDS encoding amidase; the protein is MTFNDATALAEAIARRALSAHEALQAVLDRIAQWEPAIHAWAYLAPDHAHAAARAIDERLARGERVGPLAGVPVGVKDVIDVAGMPTTNGVPGGRVPPRDAFVVARLRAAGAIIVGKTATAPFAFVDPPATRNPYHLERTPGGSSSGSGAAVGARTVPAALGTQTAGSVLRPASYCGAVGFKPTFGWTGRSGVTPLAPSLDHIGFICRSVRDAHVLFQAMAGLDPDDPACRPPLPSSPSRDVRIPPRLGLVETMFERCDDETIAHTRRMLEQLARAGATIASVTLPVHEMAAVQRIIMWAEAAAVHRDLTNFASGLPTPRLRDNVRIGALLPAEHLLRADRLRRRYRLAAAKAMEECDALIMPTTTSPAGSPTTTGDRTSLAPWSLIGTPAITVPSGLSREGLPLGLQLVGRAGADADLLAVAAWVEAHLAPLPPPPSPDYDSLRLGSKASRSPSASI
- a CDS encoding ABC transporter permease, whose translation is MSSTVGLAASRLRREPRGRPLGFWAASFQRLLRNKLALFALFGLLVLAGLALSAPLFEQALGLSRDEINLANNYQPPNARHWFGTDEYGRDYFIRMLYGGQVSMTMGLAVAAVILAIGVPLGLAAGYYGGLFDDVLNWVIQIMVTLPVLYVLIFVSALIPPAPIVLALIIGAFGWMSNARQARGVTLQLKRAEYVVAARALGASDARILFRHILPNIISLMIVLAGFDVVAGAIAETSLSFLGLGVRPPLPSWGNMLTNAFSYMFRAPYLIVFPVVAISLFVLFVYMLADGLRDAFDPSLKES
- a CDS encoding ABC transporter permease; the protein is MTKYIIRRVLQAIPLLFLISFLAFWIYSIIPNTPFRAELALNPNATEEDIRRLEEKYGFNKPFPVRYVEWLGNILRGDFGRSYFTKRPVFEMIFERLPNTLLLASSAFLISLCVGIPLGIYSALNRNTVSDNIIRSVTVFFTALPAWAIGLILIIVLGGQLRWFPQGGMYTIGKEADLLNRLHHLALPALVAGIDGCVGYIRLMRSQTLEVLRQDYVRTAYAKGLGRSAVIWRHVLRNSIIPVWTSFGGLLAALVSGAAIFETIFSWPGIGRLVLDSALKLDYPVVLATTMVGAVLILIGYLIVDIGYAWLDPRVRLE
- a CDS encoding ABC transporter substrate-binding protein, whose protein sequence is MNHRAPHRRLTRAAVALGIGALLFPLLAACAPAPPAAPGAPVQPGQPVRGGTITEIKFADASTIQPLLIQDAASRAYEIKHYNAPLLRYDPETLVLGTKDAVAESFDLSSDGLRVTFRLRDNVKWSDGRPITAHDYKFTFDKMKDPQVDFPYRALYARIERAEAPDDRTIIFYLSEPFCPILGQIADINPLPKHVFENLNINDNPLNIKPTVGSGPFLLKEWVRDSHAVFTANENFYLGRPYLDTWTIKIVRDQNVAFSQYKSGEADFVALRAQDFEEAKALPNSQVIQFYAAQSSWTYIGFNMRREPLNDLRVRQALSYAVDRQQLIERVRYGRARPTQGIVTPSSWAYVDDVTKFTYDMAKANQLLDEAGWRRPPNNPQGIRSKDGRELRMRIFYNTGNNEREMIATIMQAQARQLGIELEVIGEEFQAYINRVNNTRDVELFILGWLSGLDPNGTENIWSTGKPQNATGFSNPRVDELYPRAATVPGCKESDRRVLYGEISRLVTAEAPYIFLYENELLYGLSGRIQPVPFGKLTDASRDTRYWLWYSKTGR
- a CDS encoding ABC transporter substrate-binding protein — protein: MMRSFRRGAMATAVTLGAVFALVLTACSPSPPSGTATGGTQPGGPRRGGTYTTGSIADATSMQPLITNDTASSTFQSLHYNAFLNSVDPDTLALVCKDGTCESSELSPDGKRLTYKLKPGLVWSDGTPLTSADYKFTYEKMIDPKVDYPARTLTLSAIESVEAPDPLTLIFTFREAGFCPALLFTNINPIPKHIFENLDINDNPQNLRPTVGSGPWLLKEWVKDSYAIFEANERFRFGRPNFDRYVIRIVKDQNVEYSMFKAGELDSISLRAEQWQEAITLPNVTTYRFYAPGSGYTFIGFNLDTPFFNDVRVRRAVAMSIDRQAIIDRIRLGFARPVNSMLTPGTWAFAPDVPAVPYDPARARQLLDEAGWRTPPNNPQGIRVKDGREFRVRIFYNTGNKDREQIATVAQAQLRQVGIELEVIQEEFSAFLNRVQRTKDLELYILGWTQTLDPNSGRSIWTTGGSQNFSGYSNPRVDEAYERGAKAPGCTEAARQPFYAEIQRQIAADQPYVFLYEPESLLALNSRIVPNELKRAGISYRIWEWYSRTGS
- the leuS gene encoding leucine--tRNA ligase produces the protein MTERRVAIPPYKPAEIEPKWQARWEADGLYRAPDYVEPKWYYLTMFPYTSGDLHMGHWYAMAPTDVQARWRRMKGYNVMLPIGFDAFGLPAENAAIKRGIHPAAWTMANIENMRRQLKTIGASFDWSREVITCLPEYYKWNQWFFLRMLERGLAYRAKAQVNWCPDCQTVLANEQVTPAGLCERSDTPVYKRELEQWFLRITAYAEELLNHEGLDWPERVKQMQKNWIGRSEGVEVSFGIEGREGEIRVFTTRPDTIFGVTFMVLAPEHPLVEELTTPEQREEVEAYIAQTRRLSEIERQSTEREKTGVRLGSYAINRLNGQRVPIFIADYVLATYGTGAVMGVPAHDERDFEFARKYGLPIPVVIAPPGWDGAPLEAAYVGEGTMVNSGQFDGLPSAEGWQRIADYIEANGWGGRRVTYRMRDWLISRQRYWGTPIPVVYCDRDGIVPVPDDQLPVTLPEQAEFRPTGQSPLTYTPEFLHTTCPKCGGPARRETDTMDTFVDSSWYWFRYLSPHETTRPFDPALAKFWTPVDQYTGGAEHATMHLLYARFFTMVLRDLGLIDHGEPFRRLFNQGQILAQGRRMSKSRGNVVTPDDYVRRNGADSMRLFLMFIGPWDQGGDWNDRGIGGISRWLNRVWNLVLTEAPPREADPAAERALRRLIHRTIKKVDEDIAAFRFNTMVATLMTFTNELADRQAELAGTAAWREAIETLLLLLAPSAPHLTEELWERLGKPYSIHQQPFPSYDPELAREEEVEIPVQVNGKVRDKLTVPVGADEETVRKLALASERVQRHLDGKPPSKVIYVPNRLINIVIR